cGTCTGGTTATATTGCGGAGTGTGTGAGGCTTGATTGGCTGCATTCCACCCGCTGCTGCACgagctgatgatgatgaacacCTGCCGCTGCAATTACTCCATAGACAAACCTAAAAAGGAAGAacggggaggaggaagagggagaggggaCTATCTAAGCCTGGCAGCTGCCAGCCTGACAAAACCAAAGCCGAACGTCATGTAGCTCCACCGAGGCTCCATgttcttggcggagtaatatcttaaacagcaaaaatgctTGCTTCATttatctgcacatttttttgtctgtctacttcattcacagattactgcaaattcaaaatgcaattatagcaattatagcgattatattccaCATTTCAAGGCTTTTTGTAAACAGTGTCTTGAAAAATgatctattatgggatggctacaccgtttacttgtaccaggactgtcgtagctaatgttagctctggttCTAACAGCAACATATTTTACACTGAGGTAATCCTGTAGGCTGTAAGTGCTGCGGTaataagaaaactctttgttgcacaatttgcacacaaccatgtttttatttatgctgccactgggaagatttttaaaagaaaactttccacccaacaagctcaaAGAGGTCTGGTCTCCCTTCACTGTTCACCTAACTTTCTTGTGCGCttgctgacatcactcagtgcgtcctgtgtatcttcttcacggcttacaaacagactttaggtgcattaccgccacctacgaggctggagtgttcatcagtgttaccggtgtggcTGAAATTAGGGAACTGGGAAAGTTGCGagtaaatgcattatttttttttaccactttattttttctgtaattaattgaaCTTAACCATTAAAGTCacagtctgaaaaaaaaatgtaaaaatgcatgtaCATTTACACAGAGTGGTGTAACTAAATTGTACAATGTTCAGCTGCACGCTAGCTGTATGTTCGGACATTCCATGTTTAGTGAAATTCATGGTTCATGTGCTACAAACTATTGCAAAAGTGGCTAACTTGTCAATTTTTGTCACAGCTTTTCCTTCTTTGAGCTTCTCTTTTTGCCTGACTGTTTTCAGTCTATCCTGGAGTCTCCAGACAAACAGCGTACTCTGAATGAGATCTACAACTGGTTCACTACCATGTTCTTCTACTTCAGACACAACACTGCTACCTGGAAGGTTTGACTCACTCTGATACCTGCTCATCTATGTACACATGTAATCAGCCCAAAAATATACAAAGCACAAGTCTATAAGCACTTAAAAATATGAGCCGAGCAAAGCACaagttcatttaaaatttttcatttGGTCAAAGTACTAGACTATACCACGTTTTCCTTAAAATCCTCCTCTTTTTGGTAGTCACATGAGAttactgttttgctgttttgttttgccaaCAAGAACCTGTATTTCTTGTAGAAATACAAGTTCCTGTGGTCAGATGTTCAAAAACTTTGATGTGTGTATAAGCTAGTAGTAGTTTTGAATGTCAGGCTCTCTGCCATCACGTGCGGTTTTAATGTAGATCAGTTCCAGATATCGGTTATCAGCCATTCACGATTAACAATAATCTATATCAACATCGGCCCTAAAAAACCTGTATTGGTTGATTTCTAAAGTTTATCATGATTatttgtgaccttttttttttctttttccaaggCTGAATTTATCTACCAATTAGGCCATGACAAAtaagtgaaattaaaaaaaaaaaaaattgtcatgaGTAGCCACATGTCTTGTTTCCAcctttcacagaaaaaaactattaataAATAGAGTTGTTAGGAACTGGTGAAGGTAGTAATGTTACAGACAGTTTAACATACTGTACTAAAATACGCTAACAACCAAATCACCTAACAGGAAGGTTCCATCTAACAGAATGCATTTTCTCTTGCTTCCATGTTAATACAATTTTATCGTACCTGTATCTTGTACCCAGAATGCAGTCCGTCACAACCTGAGCCTTCACAAGTGTTTTGTGCGAGTGGAGGGAGGTAAAGGAGCAGTGTGGACAGTGGATGAAAGAGAGTACCAAAGAAGGAAGGGACAGAAGTATCACAGGTACAAATACTATCAACATCTGTCAATTGTTCCATtatgtttgctgctgtttctttgaTAATAGGGTCCCACTGTTTAAGATTCCAAGTTACAGAGAGAGGGGAGattttagggggaaaaaaagctggaaaaggaaggaaaggacAGCGAGTAGAGCAGGGGAGGCACCAAGGGGGTATAGAAGAAATCTTTGCTTCAATTACATTTAATATTCAGGAAATTCTAATTTGGCATCAAATTTAGGCCCAGTAATAGAAATTAAAAGACAGGCTAAGATAAAAGTACAGTTGGCTAGATGTGTATGTCCATGTGGACTTTACTACTCTGCAAGGGCAGCAATATGCATATTCACCAGTAGTGTACATGTGCAGAATACATAGATGCTTACTGAGTGGACTAGAAAGTATTATAACAACTATGACATGTACGTGGTATTTGTAGCTGTCTGTGTGAGCATGGGTCTATAATCAAGGTttaactgtgtgttttcagagaTTGCCCTGTGAAGTGGCTAACATCCTGCTCCATTTACAGTCCTGAGGACCCCTGAACACCAGCAGACAGTAGCTGGAGTCACATCCACACATATTGGAATACTGCATAAAGAAATGAAGAATATGTAgacttgtttgtttatgtgtcttATTTCCAAATGACTTGATTAATGtgattgcatattttttttacaaaacaatattttgtaCTCAAGCCTAGCAACTGTTTTTGTACTTGTACTAATCCAAAAGATTTGCTACCCATTTCTGAATAGGCAGTTTCTTTCACTAAGTAGGCCAGTAGGTCAGACATCTCTTACATGGGCTGTTTATATCCTCCTACATTGTCATCTGCTCTTTATACTTAGATCTAGGCAAAACAatcaaattaataaaacaatgtTAAAATGGGTCAATAACCTCCTAATCTcccagttttgttgttttcccaCACAACTATAACTCATATAATACTTCAAAGGCAACTGGTATTACCATTCAGTAGCAGCATATCAAATACTGACAGGACTGACACCACTGACAGAATATGAAAAAGGATGAACTCTTGGTGATGCAGGACtaccaacaaaaaacacagcctGGGAATTTCCTATCAAGCGATGCACCaaattaaaactgacaaaacatcATCACAATCCTGTCTTTAAAAATCTTCAGAATCTGTTCATTTGCATTGTGTCTTGTTAGGCTAAAATGTGAAAggaataaatcacattttcagggtttttcccctgatgtttgtgtgtacaaaaggcaaaaaaatatcTAAGTTGAATTATGTAATGATTACCTGATGCCTAACTTGACTTCATAGTTTCTTGTATtatcagaattatttaaaatactgcAACATACTTGTTTATTGTATAGTCATAGTATTTCTTGTATTGCGTCAAAAAATAACTTGAATGAATCTGATCATAAGAATAACATATTGTGCTCTAATTTACTTCACTATCACACAATAACATTAAACAGTGTTCTAATTTGATCTGTGCTTGTTTCTTCTTCCCCCTCCTCTGTCCTGTCCTTTTCCTGTTCATCTGTCGGTTTAGATTGTAGGGTATTTACTATTCATTTTGATAGCTGGAGTGGTTATCCAATATTATATACGCTGAAGAAAGAGGGGAATAGTCACTGGAAAACGGCACTGGTGGTGCTGTTTGTTGCTGTAGCCTCAACAAACTGCCCTCGGAGAGTTTCTTTTCATGTGCTCATGCAGGCATTTGCGCTGTGCTCACAGAACACCACATTGTTGGCTCTGTGCCTGATTATACCCCCACACTACTCGTTTTTTATTAGTTTGTAGCTTGTTCTGAAGGAGAATCCATGCTGTGACCAGGTGCAGTCGTCTTTGCAACGCACCAGTGTTGTAATTGATGACATCTTGATGTCAACTAGTGCAATAGTGTGGCttactgatgtgtttctgtACAGCAATGGGGCAAAGGGGAATAAAATGCGTCAGATTTTATTAACACATAATAAGATCTGGCTCTGTCAGCAAGACACTTGCTGACAGAAGGAAAATATAGAATACCACCAGACGCATGCTGTCACACCCTCCACCTCTGACACCAGGTTGTGGCAGGTTTTTCTCCCTTCCCTCTCCCTTCTCTCTCCAGGTGGgcgtaagtgtgtgtgtggtatgaGGGCAGGTGCTGCCAATTTGTGATCACTTGAGGAGTCGCAtgagcaggtgggagtgatcACTGAAACTACTTTGCTCCTCTATAAAAGCCACACAGACCCAAACCACTACTTGATGCTGGACTGTTGAACAACGTCAATCAGTAATAATCCCTGTTCTGTCTAGCTGTCTTGTATGCACCTTGTTCTAATGgctgttctttgttttccagTTCTGGACTCCTTGCCTGCTTGTTAACCTCTTGtctggattctctctgttttccctCGTCTGCCTGAATCAGCCCAGATCATCACCTGTCAAGCTTTGCCGTATGCAGCCCTTGCCACACACTACCTCTGTTCGCCTCATCCCTCCCCGCTTTCCCTCATCAGTAGTCTGTTAAGTTCCCTGCTTGCTTTAAGTCCAGCCATAGTTACTCATGTAGATCATTGTTTGTATAGTGTGAGTGTAACCCTAGTTTTCTCTTCTGCCACTTTTCCAGCGTTCATTGTACTGTATGTCTCTGGTTATTTAGTTGCAATTTCCTAGCTTGGTAGTTCTGGttagtcttcttttttttagatCACTTTTCTGACTAGAGTCTTGTGTTCAGTTTTTCCCCACCTGTCTCACAGGTGTCTGTTAGTTTTGATTGTGTAAGCTGCTGTCAGTTCCATGGATTTCACACAATAGGCTTATTtccttttgtagtttttctggaAATTGGAAAttaagctgcttttttttttgttttgtttttaaatactcCTACGCCTGTCTGTTGAGTCACTTGAGTCTCTGTATCAGCAGCATAACACAGGCTTGAAGTTGTCATCCATGTTCGTTCTTATAGCAGTTGGGTTAATTGCTATAAGAATAACTGGGAGTTTACTTGCTATCTCATGGTCATCAGTTGATGAAGTTTTGTTTGGTGGTCATAGCAATAGCTTTACAAAATCATGCTGCCATGTCTGAGCAAAGTGCAGCTGCTGATGCAAACTGATCATGTGAAGCACCAGAGCATGTTGGCAAATGGactttagtttatttttctccCTTCAATTCAACTCATTTTGtcatggttttgttgttttcagtatcGTACATTTAATATTAGTtacaattttaatgtttttatttatctagtATTCGTGAACCGTGTTGTCGCATTATTCCttcattaataaattaatttacatgaaTTAGATGTGATTGACTGGGACAGTTTAGACTCCGGACCAGCAGGTGGCGGTACTGGGGCAGCAGCTGTGCGCTCTATGAAAGAAACAAGCCAACACCAGTGTTTgtttggagttgcaggtttgtttGTCCGTGTGTGTGGAGGGATGTCAGTCTCGGTGGAAGTGTCTCAGTAAAGCAGCACCTCAGCGCCACGGCTTTCACTAGAAGAATGGCAGACGAAGCTCCTTTCCAGTTTCTCCACAGCGAAGTGATCGAGTACATTTACAAGTCAGCTGACAGCGGAGAGGTGGTAAGAAGCTGTGATTTAGTCAAAGGTTTACCCCGGAGCTAAATGACTGCAACACTTTTTAGTCTTggtttcatttgttcttttttgtcctGCATTCAGGAGAATGGAAGAAATATCACCAAACTGGAGAATATGGGATTAAGAGTCGGTCAGGGTCTGATAGAGAGGTAGGAAGCTGAAGTGTCAATGGTGAACGGAAGCTGCATTCGGTGGGCGACACTGAACTTAGTTCCCTATTCGTAGCTTCTGATTCAGCACACAAGGGGACAGCCAAAGTAGCCGAACTTAAAGGGCTGATTCTGTTTTGTCCAGCTCTTCCTGTATGGTAAAACTGTTACACATTTCAGGTAAAGAATTAATGGGGCCTGAAATCCACTTCCAAACTCACGAaaccttcattttatttttataaaaaagaCATGTCGCATTAAGGTTGGGCGACATGTTAAAGTTTTTCAACCAGCAAATGGCAGCATATTTGACCTCCACTGTTTGAAAAAGAGTCCAATAGCATGAGGTCAGTGTTTCCCATAAATTCATTTACGTGTGGCAGCCTGTCACAATGCAACATTGACTGCTTCAGCAACTACCTTCCTCTTCCATAAAAGCCAGAGGCAGATATGCTGCCATTGACTGATGAGAGACAGTCTGTGAACAGCCCTTCCTTTTTGTGCACACTGAAAGCATGCTCTGACAGAATAAAATCAGTCTGGAGTTCATTAAAGGTTAGGATCATGAACACTTTTGCATGAATTTGTCTGAAACTGAGACATTCAAATTTAATCAGTAAGTTGTGATAACACTGTCAAAGCGGACGCAACTCTTCAATTAAGTTATAAGCCTGTGAGGTGCTGTGTTACCTTTCCAGGTGTGTTGCTCCTATCAGCGGCAGAGAGATCTAAGACAAGTGACATACTTTCTGCGTCTGCAAGTATACAAGAGTCACGTGACTTGAATTTTGTTATCTCTCTAACTCCATGAAAATCCACACAGACCCCTCTGTGCAGCTCCATGTGCTGCCCAAAATTTGTGTCCACAACACTACAGTCCTGGACAGGTGGATGTCGTCACTCAAAAATATTGTGGTGCTGCTCATCACCCGAGACTAAGGAGTATGAATTAAATTAAGTCACAGTCTTGGGAACTACTCGATCCTCCTTCCTTTACTGGGATAACGAGGCCCCTAGAGCAACGTGGGGAGGGGGACAACACTGTACAGGATAAGGATAAATGTCCCGTTTTTGTGTCTTCACAAGTAAAATTAAGGTTTCACAAATGTGAAGGTGAGTTTCAGACATGAGTTCTGCATttcattaatgtgtgtgtgaatgagtagCTACTGTCATACACCAGTACAGAGTTGCAAAATGTTGGATTCACGAGCCGAATGGACACTGCAAGGGATTTTCAGCGGTCTTACAAACCAATTTCGTTGTACAATTTTTGTGTACAacgacaataaagctattctagtTTAGACAGCATTAaggttttacaaaaaatgtctaACATGCGCACAGAGTCGGTTGCTCAGTGTGGTTGGTTAAGCTTTGTTCAACTTTCCCCTTAACTGCTGAATCAGAAGCCACAAATCTGAAGCTAAGATCAGAGGGTTAGAGGGTTTCATAATGGATTGAATTTTATTGCCTTGGCCTTTGATAATTTTGTATAGTTCAGGAGTTTCTGCTCACTTTTGTTTATCCAGTGATAATAAAATGAAGATGTTTGGGTTTTAGATTATTAGTCACGTAAGTGCACCTTTGGCATGAAGAAACTAACAGCCGTTTTTCACTTTTGATATTTCATGGACTAGATATAATGTGCAACTAatcaatcataaaaaaaaatcagatctAAATTTTAAATATCCTCTActtgaaaaacataaaacattttgatCGAATACTAATCTGTTACTTTATGACAAAATTGGAGGGTTTTTGTGCACTTTTGATGCCATGATTGGTTTAATCTGAAAGAAACGATGGATCCAGAATGAATTGtcaaattttgcacatttcaaaaaatataaaattaaatgaaaacagcatgGTAAAAAACAGTATCAGCTGTCATAAAGAATACAGTCTGGTGTATatgtatttctaaaaatgtaagaTGTATTATTGTTCAGGTTTTTTTAATAAGTTAGCGAACTCTGTAATTAATCAATATTGCAAGCAAACCTTTTACTGgatgtcttttatttttaattacactaccgttcaaatgtttggggtcatccagacaatttcatgttttccatgaaaactcacacttttattcatgtgctagcataattacacaaaggttttctaaacatcaattagcctttcaacatgattagctaacacagtgtactattagaacacaggaatgacgGTTGCTGGAAATGCGCCCCTGTAGccccatgtagatattccattaaaaatcggccatttccagctagaatagtgatataccacaataacaatgtctCGACTGGAttcatgattcatttaatgttgtcttcactgaaaaaaagacttttctttcaaaaataaagacatttctaagggaccccaaacttttaaatggtagcaTAAGTATTATATAAATGTTTGTTACGGCAACAATGCTTAGATTTAAGTGAATGCTTTTGTCaagtttttgtccttcattcAAACAGCTTTTGCTTTTCTCTAGATTGACTAAAGACACAGCACGATTTAAAGATGAGCTGGACATCATGAAGTTCATATGCAAAGACTTCTGGACCTGTGTGTTTAAGAAACAAATTGACAACCTTCGCACCAATCACCAGGTAGCACTGAATTCTCGTTGTTGCATTCAGTCATATGACAGGTTATTATTAACATTACTTATCAACACAGCAAACTCTGAGCCTTCAGGCTAAACCCTGACAAACTGAAATAATTTATATtgatttacatttacataatcTATACTTTGTATATATGTCTTGTATATATAGTATGGTAGATACAATAATTacccacaacattaaaaccactgtcAAACATTGTGTAGGCCACCTAAACAGCTCTGACCTATTaaggcatggactccacaaGCCCTCTGAATGCCCTCTGTGGTATCAGGTCACAGTAGAGCCTTTAAAGACACTGTATAAAACACTCAGAACCACTAGATGTCACTAGAGCACAAGCATTTCAGAGCAAAACAAACAGGTTTGTCTGTAATTTCTCTTTATGCCTTTCATTTACAACCAGCAAGCTTTTGTACACCAGAGCCAACAAAAAATAGTCTAATCACAGCCCTTTGTTCACGCTAACGTTGTAAAATACATTGAATGCTTGGGACAAGATGTTGTTAGCTCAGGGATTGTTACTTTTGCTTTGCTTGTCCCTCCCGTTCCACTGCATGTGTTTCATTGTGTGTTCAAGAGACACAgcagaggaaacacacacagtgtgtTCATCCTGGTGCCATCTCAGCTTAAGGTAAATGACACATACGTACTTGGCCATccaagtgaaaaagaaaaagcataatTCATCaaaccaggccaccttcttccactGCTTCATGGTGCAGTTGCGATACTCACATGCCTACTGTGGGCATATTCAGAGTTGGACAGGGGTCAGCATTGACATTCTGGCTGGGTACG
The nucleotide sequence above comes from Amphiprion ocellaris isolate individual 3 ecotype Okinawa chromosome 8, ASM2253959v1, whole genome shotgun sequence. Encoded proteins:
- the trappc6b gene encoding trafficking protein particle complex subunit 6b isoform X2, which gives rise to MADEAPFQFLHSEVIEYIYKSADSGEVENGRNITKLENMGLRVGQGLIERLTKDTARFKDELDIMKFICKDFWTCVFKKQIDNLRTNHQYLAFTCGLVRGALSNLGVKSIVTAEVSVMPACKFQVMIQKS
- the trappc6b gene encoding trafficking protein particle complex subunit 6b isoform X1, which gives rise to MADEAPFQFLHSEVIEYIYKSADSGEVENGRNITKLENMGLRVGQGLIERLTKDTARFKDELDIMKFICKDFWTCVFKKQIDNLRTNHQGIYVLQDNKFRLLSHLSAGKQYLEHAPKYLAFTCGLVRGALSNLGVKSIVTAEVSVMPACKFQVMIQKS